GTGGTTATTTGCTCCAGTTCTGGTCTAGACAGACTGTAGCAGCTTTAATCTATGCTATTTTAGTGTGTGAAGCCACGGTCTTTTCAGACATCATTACCTTTAACCCATTAAATGAAGCGTAACAAGTTCAGTTTCGACTAAAAATCCTTTTCACACATCCTCTGTGGTGACCCAGAGAATAGTTTCAGAGACAATTTTGATTTGACAGTTAAAGAAAGACGGTTTGAAAAGAGGCAAACCAAACTGACAAGATGGACGTCTAACAAAACGACAAAACTTTTAAGAAAGTTGCAACAACTGCAGCTGTAGACCAGTACAGAAATATGCTTTTAGCTCAGATCTTTCAGTCAGTTTGATATCGCTGAGGACTGAATTAACACTGAGATCAGCTTTTATACCAGGCACAATGGATTTTCCCCAAACATCAAAGCAGCCGAGATATAATCTTGCATTATGCCTATCACTGATCTCATGTAGATGAGGgttaaaaccaaagaaaaaataaaaaaatacactggaACCAGTTCCTTCTTCCACTGAATAACTACTGCAAATAGCAACTCCAGTTTCAGTTAGCTCAATGTACTAGACATACTTATACAGATAAAGACACTAATGACACAAAAACCACCAGGTTTAGActtgtatttaaatattcaaaataatatttaatagtccaataattaaaacatgttcATATACTTTACTATAtgttaaaagtttgaatttGATTGTTGAAGTTGTTCAGTATGATGCTGAAGATATTTGACTCTGGATTGTGTCGTCAACAGTGTGTCCTAACCTCTCCTGTCAGCTTTTATCTTCATTAGTGATAGTTTAGTTTGAAAGAGACTGATGTCATCGTAGCTTCCATTCCAGCCGGGGGCTTGGACTTTAACATATGAACCAGCCATCGTGAAGTTTGTTTTTAGTGATAAACATCGTATagaaaaataattcagtttgaaAGAATCCCTGACGGTGCGTCACAGGGTGTGAGGAATGTCAGTCATGGCTCATGGATCGCTGTGCGTCCGTTTGTCACGCCACGCTCTGCCGGCTGCCGCTGTCCCTGCTGTGCGTTGACCCTCCGGAGCAACGGCGCGAGAAGTCCAGAAAGATGCCGTCGAACTCCACCTCCGAGTCCAGGGACTCCGCGATGTGGTCCATCATGATCTCCGGGTTGGAGGACGGGCTGGGACCGGAGCTGGCGTCTTGAGTCAGCGCTTTGGAGGACGAGGGGGAGTCGGACGCGAGGGAGCAGGTGCAGTGCGTGTCCTCGCCTGGGGAAGGATCCGGGAGGATGCAGGGGGagtgctgctgtggctgcagagCGTGGGGAGTTGAGGGGCTGTCAGCATCTTCGGAGCAGGGATCCTTGCTTGACGTTAGAGCGTCTGAACGAAGAACAGTAAAACGTTTAGAgctatttcttttattttctgttttttatttttatttatctgtgtattCTCACCTGATAGAGCAACAAAGGCAGTGGAAGCTGAGGAGTGGCTGGCGAGACTGGACGTGCTGGCGTTACTGGCGGCAGATCTGGCTACAGGGCTGCTCTCCTCCACGCAGGAGGTCATCTCACAGACGGAGTGTCGTCTGATCCCGCCACCGCCTCCCGTGGAGGAGTCCATGTCGTACTCCACTACGGGCGTCAGCATGGGAACGTTGTAGCTCTTAGAGCGGACTACTGGGTTCTTGGCAATGGGAGAGTTGCCTGCCTTGGCGGGCCAGCGCTGCAGTCGCTTTTCTAAACAGAgcgatggaaaaaaaaagattagcttttaattttgattgctttataattaaaaacacgCCTCAGATCACCATGGAAAACCCAAAGTACAAGTAACTATATAAACATTAGAGCATGGAACATTTAGAAACGCTTCCACTGGATCTTTTCTGCggattcaaataaacacaaacatacctAGGAGGCAGGAAGAGCAGTGCAGATTGGACGATCCGTCTCTGGAATATAAACCGTGAGTCCCGAGGTAGGGCGACACCACCTTCTGGATGAGAGACTCCAGACGAAGGTAGTCATCTGTTACACCTTTAGATTCGTGCACCCCCTGGGTCAacggcacacaaacacaagcggTTGTGTTAGCAGGCTTTTTGGCTGCTAGTAATGGAAACTTTTAAAGCCGTGAAAACATTTCCGGGAAAgaacaaaaggagaaagagcCCAATTTGGCTTTCTGTGATTTTTATCAATAGCTAACTGTGAGCAGAATGAAAGATCTCTGATAGGCTCGTTGACTTTGGTTTAAAACTAAATGGTGCGTACGCAAACACAACAGGAGACTTTTCAGAGCTCTGGCTGGAAGTAAACCTCAATAAAGCGCTGAGCGGATCTGGTATGAAGGTTGTATAAACATATATAACCATCAACACTGTGGCTTAATTAAGATAAAGAGAAACCACAACAAAAGAAACGTGTGTCACTGATTTAATACATGACAGTATAGAGAGACTGAACTGCTGTGAGGACCAGTGACATAAGTGTAACACTGAACTCCACTGTTTTGTCTTGGTCACCATCAAAGTCTGAGAGTCTGTGTTTCAGCAGCATCAACTAATAATTGATTAATTGGGACATTTGGTTCTTGTAGAGTAGTGTACAGTGGATTTTAAGGACCTCAATGATTAGTCAACATGCACCAAAGTCTCACTGGTCGGAACATCCTTCCTGGATTAATCTGTTATTTTTGGGCGTcaggagagacagaaatgaagaaCGTTAACTGTTTACTTTGACTCGACTCC
This portion of the Mugil cephalus isolate CIBA_MC_2020 chromosome 22, CIBA_Mcephalus_1.1, whole genome shotgun sequence genome encodes:
- the LOC124999669 gene encoding proline-rich protein 5-like isoform X1, whose product is MEREGSFRKISRSLQNKLRLGTGSSSSLTDLSQAKTPAGSGEKGGTAGGLAEDCNLDKGTQQRRAGANATWNSIHNAVISVFQRKDLGENELYTLNEGVRQLLKTELGSFFTEYLQNQLLTKGMVILRDKIRYYEGQKLLDSLADTWDFFFCDVLSMLQAIFYPVQGKEPSVRQLALLHFRNIITLNLKLDEALSRPRARVPPSIIQMLLILQGVHESKGVTDDYLRLESLIQKVVSPYLGTHGLYSRDGSSNLHCSSCLLEKRLQRWPAKAGNSPIAKNPVVRSKSYNVPMLTPVVEYDMDSSTGGGGGIRRHSVCEMTSCVEESSPVARSAASNASTSSLASHSSASTAFVALSDALTSSKDPCSEDADSPSTPHALQPQQHSPCILPDPSPGEDTHCTCSLASDSPSSSKALTQDASSGPSPSSNPEIMMDHIAESLDSEVEFDGIFLDFSRRCSGGSTHSRDSGSRQSVA
- the LOC124999669 gene encoding proline-rich protein 5-like isoform X2, which codes for MEREGSFRKSLQNKLRLGTGSSSSLTDLSQAKTPAGSGEKGGTAGGLAEDCNLDKGTQQRRAGANATWNSIHNAVISVFQRKDLGENELYTLNEGVRQLLKTELGSFFTEYLQNQLLTKGMVILRDKIRYYEGQKLLDSLADTWDFFFCDVLSMLQAIFYPVQGKEPSVRQLALLHFRNIITLNLKLDEALSRPRARVPPSIIQMLLILQGVHESKGVTDDYLRLESLIQKVVSPYLGTHGLYSRDGSSNLHCSSCLLEKRLQRWPAKAGNSPIAKNPVVRSKSYNVPMLTPVVEYDMDSSTGGGGGIRRHSVCEMTSCVEESSPVARSAASNASTSSLASHSSASTAFVALSDALTSSKDPCSEDADSPSTPHALQPQQHSPCILPDPSPGEDTHCTCSLASDSPSSSKALTQDASSGPSPSSNPEIMMDHIAESLDSEVEFDGIFLDFSRRCSGGSTHSRDSGSRQSVA